A genomic segment from Lignipirellula cremea encodes:
- a CDS encoding DMP19 family protein, producing the protein MDVSQQLARYYDSLIERCNRDPSARPNNLPKHDQIIYYVISTRCEMDMNGFDSVFDQLLTENELRLLVDALNELGAGTLAESFNQAHSRLRDAGFFGDDSMMVSDLDNDDFGFLDDIEDDIRKNDSLWDLDDRLAELIPTNAK; encoded by the coding sequence ATGGACGTTTCCCAACAACTCGCCAGGTACTATGATTCTCTTATCGAGCGGTGCAATCGCGATCCATCTGCACGACCGAACAATTTGCCGAAGCACGACCAGATCATTTACTATGTGATCTCGACACGTTGCGAAATGGACATGAACGGGTTCGATTCGGTATTCGATCAACTGCTCACCGAGAACGAACTTCGTCTCCTCGTCGACGCTTTGAACGAACTCGGGGCAGGCACACTCGCGGAGTCATTCAACCAAGCTCACTCACGACTCCGCGATGCCGGGTTTTTCGGCGACGATTCGATGATGGTTTCCGACCTCGACAACGACGACTTCGGGTTTCTCGACGATATTGAAGATGACATTCGGAAAAACGATTCGCTTTGGGACCTCGACGACCGTCTCGCAGAGTTGATCCCGACAAACGCCAAATAA
- a CDS encoding tyrosine-type recombinase/integrase: protein MAPYFRWGRRHVHESLVQKAIRQAVRQAGLTKRATSHTFRHSFATHLLADGYDIRTVQELLGHKDVRTTMIYTHVLNRGGRGVRSPADGLAHHPDER, encoded by the coding sequence ATGGCGCCATACTTCCGCTGGGGACGACGCCACGTCCACGAGTCGCTCGTGCAAAAGGCGATCAGGCAGGCTGTACGCCAGGCCGGGCTGACAAAGAGGGCCACAAGCCACACGTTTCGCCATTCGTTCGCCACCCACCTGCTGGCCGATGGATACGACATCCGAACCGTGCAGGAACTCCTCGGCCACAAAGATGTTCGGACTACCATGATTTACACCCATGTGCTCAACCGAGGCGGGCGCGGCGTTCGCAGCCCCGCAGACGGACTGGCTCACCATCCCGATGAGCGATAG
- a CDS encoding PVC-type heme-binding CxxCH protein, with product MVRSALLLLLLSVFLPPASSLRADEFALPPGVENTQRPEDQPLSPQAALKRMQAPDGFQVTLFAGEPAIRQPIALQVDDRGRLWVAEFYGYRTWAATGKDRILIFEDTDNDGQYDTRKVFWDEGNYLSGFQLGFGGVYVCCAPHLLFIPDKNGDDQPDGPPQVVLDGWSTKGVHNVVNGLAWGPDGWLYGCNGITAPSLVGKPGASDADRVEMNCGVWRYHPTKEIFEVVAHGTTNPWGLDWNDYGQAFFANCVIEHLWHLIPGAHYKRMFGQDVNPYSYALIESCSDHLHWAGDDWTKARGGKGEHDQLGGGHAHSGTMVYLGDNWPDEYRNSVMTCNIHGNRVNRDLLERRGGGYVAKHGPDFLLAHDEWFRGVTLQYGPDGGVFVTDWTDLGECHDKDGVHRDSGRVYKIVYGEAPAAKTFDVSRMTDAELVGLQSHKNAWWSNHARRVLQERAAAGKLASDTAPSLLALLKEQQRPLKKLRILWTLHAIGSLPEAELLALLNDDNEHVRGWAVQLLVEDRQPSAAAVTAFTQMAAEESSALVRLALASALQRMPLADRWPIGMKLAGRAEDAEDHDLPLMIWYGMEPAVAADRQQAIQLAATTKVPLLRRHIARRLAEK from the coding sequence GTGGTCCGTTCTGCTTTACTGCTGCTCTTGCTGTCCGTCTTCCTGCCGCCGGCGTCGTCGCTTCGGGCAGACGAGTTCGCCCTGCCGCCCGGCGTCGAAAACACTCAGCGACCGGAAGATCAGCCGCTGTCGCCGCAGGCTGCGCTCAAACGGATGCAGGCGCCCGACGGTTTCCAGGTCACGCTGTTCGCCGGCGAACCCGCCATCCGCCAACCGATCGCCCTGCAGGTCGACGACCGCGGCCGGCTCTGGGTGGCCGAGTTTTACGGCTATCGCACCTGGGCCGCGACCGGCAAGGATCGCATTCTGATCTTCGAGGACACCGACAACGACGGCCAGTACGACACCCGTAAGGTGTTCTGGGACGAAGGCAATTACCTGTCCGGTTTCCAGCTGGGCTTCGGCGGCGTGTACGTGTGCTGCGCTCCGCACCTGCTCTTCATTCCCGACAAAAACGGCGACGACCAGCCCGACGGCCCGCCCCAGGTGGTCCTTGATGGCTGGTCGACCAAAGGGGTCCACAACGTGGTCAACGGTCTGGCCTGGGGGCCCGACGGCTGGCTCTACGGCTGCAACGGCATCACCGCCCCTTCCCTTGTCGGCAAGCCGGGCGCCAGCGATGCCGACCGGGTGGAGATGAACTGCGGGGTCTGGCGGTATCATCCGACGAAAGAGATCTTCGAAGTCGTCGCCCATGGCACGACCAATCCCTGGGGCCTCGACTGGAACGACTACGGCCAGGCGTTCTTCGCCAACTGCGTGATCGAGCACTTGTGGCACCTGATTCCTGGCGCCCATTACAAACGGATGTTCGGCCAGGACGTCAATCCGTATTCCTACGCCCTGATTGAATCCTGCTCCGACCATCTGCACTGGGCCGGCGACGACTGGACCAAAGCCCGCGGCGGCAAAGGGGAACACGATCAGCTGGGCGGCGGCCACGCCCACAGCGGCACCATGGTTTACCTGGGCGACAACTGGCCCGACGAGTATCGCAACTCGGTGATGACGTGCAACATCCACGGCAACCGCGTGAACCGCGACCTGCTGGAGCGGCGGGGAGGCGGTTATGTGGCGAAGCACGGCCCGGACTTTCTGCTGGCCCATGATGAATGGTTCCGCGGCGTGACGCTGCAGTACGGTCCCGACGGCGGCGTGTTCGTCACCGACTGGACCGACCTGGGCGAGTGCCATGACAAGGACGGCGTGCATCGCGATAGCGGCCGCGTCTATAAAATCGTCTATGGCGAAGCGCCTGCCGCCAAAACCTTCGACGTCAGCCGCATGACCGACGCGGAGCTCGTCGGCCTGCAGTCGCACAAGAACGCCTGGTGGTCGAACCATGCCCGCCGGGTGCTGCAGGAACGGGCCGCCGCGGGGAAGCTCGCCTCCGACACGGCGCCATCGCTGCTCGCCCTGCTGAAAGAACAGCAACGCCCGCTGAAGAAGTTGCGCATCTTATGGACGCTGCACGCCATTGGCTCCCTGCCGGAAGCGGAGCTGCTGGCGCTGCTGAACGACGACAACGAACACGTTCGCGGCTGGGCCGTGCAACTGCTGGTCGAAGACCGGCAGCCGAGCGCCGCGGCGGTGACCGCCTTTACGCAGATGGCGGCGGAAGAATCGTCGGCGCTGGTGCGGCTGGCGCTGGCCTCGGCACTGCAGCGCATGCCGCTGGCCGATCGCTGGCCGATTGGCATGAAACTGGCAGGCCGGGCGGAAGACGCCGAGGACCATGACCTGCCGCTGATGATCTGGTACGGCATGGAGCCGGCCGTCGCCGCCGATCGCCAGCAGGCAATCCAGCTCGCCGCGACCACCAAGGTCCCCCTGCTCCGCCGCCACATCGCCCGCCGTCTGGCGGAAAAGTAA